From Cydia strobilella chromosome 7, ilCydStro3.1, whole genome shotgun sequence, one genomic window encodes:
- the LOC134742822 gene encoding cuticle protein 8-like gives MVNVQRQAIHWTVISRSSSAGEIFIFAAALAAVCAQQHGHGQEHHGHAVSSQSFVIHQVHHEHKDHHAAPVHHAPIHHAAPVHNSAPVHYAIPVHNAAPAHHEHHKEEHHDYYAHPKYEFSYKVEDPHTGDRKSQHESRDGDVVKGVYSLHEADGSVRTVEYNSDKHSGFNAYVKHSEPIKHAQPHHHH, from the exons ATGGTTAACGTTCAAAGACAGGCAATCCATTGGACAGTCATCAGCAGAAGTAGCTCAGCTGGCGAG ATCTTCATTTTCGCGGCGGCGTTAGCGGCGGTGTGTGCCCAACAACACGGACATGGTCAAGAACACCACGGCCACGCTGTGTCCTCCCAGTCCTTCGTGATCCACCAAGTGCACCACGAGCATAAGGACCACCATGCCGCCCCTGTACATCACGCTCCTATCCACCATGCTGCCCCAGTGCACAACTCTGCTCCAGTCCACTACGCTATCCCAGTCCACAATGCCGCTCCTGCTCACCACGAACATCACAAAGAGGAACACCATGATTACTAT GCACACCCCAAATACGAGTTCTCGTACAAGGTGGAGGACCCTCACACAGGTGACCGCAAGTCCCAGCACGAGTCTCGCGACGGCGATGTCGTGAAGGGCGTCTACAGCCTGCACGAGGCCGATGGTTCCGTCCGCACTGTTGAATACAACTCTGACAAGCACAGCGG tttCAACGCGTACGTGAAACACTCCGAACCCATCAAGCATGCCCAGCCCCACCATCACCATTAA
- the LOC134743156 gene encoding cuticle protein 7-like — MIAKVILTCALISMARGGLIAGPHGALSSSSLVFGGVGHGLAAPALGLGYGHAGVVAHGAPLLRAPIGLAHAAAPVEIYAHPRYTFNYGVADGHTGDQKSQWESRDGDVVKGQYSLVEPDGTVRTVNYSADDHNGFNAVVSRQGHAAHPAAHAAPAVLAAPAYGHGLLHG, encoded by the exons ATGATAGCCAAG GTGATCCTCACATGTGCGCTGATCAGCATGGCGCGTGGAGGCCTGATCGCGGGCCCTCACGGCGCGCTGTCTTCCTCGAGCCTGGTGTTTGGAGGCGTCGGCCATGGGCTGGCCGCCCCGGCGCTGGGATTGGGATATG GACACGCCGGTGTGGTCGCGCACGGGGCGCCATTGCTGCGAGCGCCGATCGGTCTGGCGCACGCCGCAGCCCCTGTTGAGATTTAT GCCCACCCCCGCTACACATTCAACTACGGCGTCGCCGACGGCCACACGGGCGACCAGAAGAGCCAGTGGGAGTCTCGCGACGGCGACGTAGTGAAGGGCCAGTACTCGCTGGTGGAGCCCGACGGCACCGTGCGCACTGTCAACTATTCCGCTGATGATCATAATGG ATTCAACGCAGTGGTGAGCAGACAAGGGCATGCCGCGCACcccgccgcgcacgccgccccTGCCGTCCTCGCCGCCCCCGCCTACGGACACGGTCTCCTTCACGGCTAA
- the LOC134742825 gene encoding uncharacterized protein LOC134742825, producing MRAFQVFAFVAACAAASASYIGHSGYGDHGGYAGYSGHGGYGGYSGLGGYGGYSGHGGYEGHGGHGGYAVVHDDGHHGDYHSHPKYAFDYSVKDPHTGDHKTQWETRDGDVVKGAYSLAEPDGTTRIVEYTADKHNGFNAVVKRIGHAHHPQVYGHDTHDANGYYGYHLPGYRMSTMARVLALLALLAHLLVLTSQEETVFVEEEVKEHDTNQGNPSYSYSYGVSDASTGDVKSVWESKEGDTVKGHYSVVEPDGSMRSVEYSAGPDTGFTAVVKNDGESVEKKGRSLFEEKSQRDFGKFYDFSEDSEDERDSYLPPDRKRAKHPFESLFKDYSLKKRPKYPKDLEASDFTHSITIKHPLDEAGNEPHSHQGINYDPNCKNKHNKETSNLYGNLVEFDISKRYPVNKLFQPASYDDDSQNSPSNYDAEKLTSPFGFNGYKFPTLSETDLRLLANKYKGRPNYENEHYPIPELPIPEKYYPDDIPPRPKKKNRPPKIPEYSYPSDDINDYILVPKKKFKNPPRIPDDYRHEEDDYERPQYSNDDDDDDERHRQPNKGEKKIVRKIIKKRKPVINLLDILDI from the exons ATGCGTGCCTTCCAA GTATTCGCATTCGTCGCAGCCTGCGCCGCTGCTAGCGCCAGTTACATAGGCCACTCTGGCTATGGCGACCACGGTGGCTATGCTGGCTACAGCGGTCATGGTGGCTACGGCGGCTACAGTGGGCTAGGCGGCTACGGAGGCTATAGTGGCCACGGAGGTTATGAAGGCCACGGGGGCCACGGGGGCTATGCTGTCGTGCACGATGATGGCCACCACGGAGACTATCAT TCGCATCCCAAATACGCGTTCGACTACTCCGTGAAAGACCCTCACACCGGCGACCACAAGACCCAGTGGGAAACGCGCGACGGTGATGTTGTTAAAG GCGCTTACTCCCTCGCCGAACCTGATGGCACCACCCGCATCGTAGAATACACCGCCGACAAGCATAATGGCTTCAACGCAGTGGTCAAGCGCATCGGCCACGCTCACCACCCGCAAGTGTACGGTCACGACACTCACGACGCAAACGGTTATTACGGATACCAC TTACCTGGATACCGAATGTCAACAATGGCGAGAGTGCTTGCATTGCTG GCCCTCTTGGCGCACCTATTAGTATTAACAAGCCAAGAAGAGACTGTTTTCGTGGAAGAGGAAGTGAAAGAACACGATACCAATCAA GGAAATCCTAGTTATTCCTACAGCTACGGAGTCTCCGATGCGAGCACAGGTGATGTCAAATCGGTATGGGAGTCCAAAGAAGGTGACACTGTTAAAG GTCATTACAGTGTTGTTGAACCGGATGGTTCTATGAGATCTGTCGAGTACTCAGCCGGTCCTGATACCGGATTCACAGCCGTAGTAAAAAATGATGGGGAGTCAGTTGAGAAAAAGGGTCGTAGTTTGTTTGAAGAAAAATCTCAAAGAGATTTTGGGAAGTTTTACGACTTTTCTGAAGATTCAGAAGATGAAAGAGATTCTTACCTGCCACCTGATAGGAAAAGAGCAAAACACCCTTTCGAATCACTATTTAAAGATTATTCcctaaaaaaacggccaaaGTATCCAAAAGACTTAGAAGCAAGTGACTTCACTCACAGCATTACAATAAAACATCCACTTGATGAAGCGGGAAACGAGCCACATAGTCACCAAGGCATTAATTATGATCCAAATtgcaaaaacaaacataataaagaAACTAGTAATTTGTATGGTAATTTAGTAGAGTTTGATATAAGCAAAAGGTATCCAGTTAACAAACTTTTTCAACCAGCATCGTACGATGACGACTCGCAGAATTCTCCATCCAACTATGATGCAGAGAAACTTACCAGCCCATTTGGTTTTAATGGATACAAGTTCCCTACGTTGTCAGAAACAGATTTGAGGTTATTAGCAAACAAATACAAGGGCCGTCCAAATTATGAAAATGAGCACTATCCTATACCTGAATTACCGATACCTGAAAAGTATTATCCGGATGATATTCCGCCGCGACCGAAGAAGAAAAACAGGCCACCGAAAATCCCAGAGTATAGCTATCCTAGCGATGACATAAACGATTATATACTTGTACCGAAAAAGAAGTTTAAGAATCCCCCAAGGATCCCCGATGACTACAGACACGAAGAGGATGATTACGAGCGTCCGCAATACTCCAACGACGATGACGATGATGACGAGCGACACCGCCAGCCAAACAAGGGCGAGAAAAAAATCGTccgcaaaataattaaaaagagaAAGCCGGTCATTAACTTATTAGATATTcttgatatttaa